Proteins encoded by one window of Cloeon dipterum chromosome 2, ieCloDipt1.1, whole genome shotgun sequence:
- the LOC135937367 gene encoding protein yellow-like, with amino-acid sequence MDLFCFVIVLLHVSLATTADFSQVFKWQDELDYEWPSEKSRTHALKVGTFKPSNFEPRYMAVSRTRIFLSLFRTVGISVTLVSLPTSSASSAPPKLTPFPSWDMHGYGDCNKIERARGLEMDSVGRLWVLDSGSEKCDVKLWIFDLFNNDRTKLVHRFTIQKWMHDLVLDETPNGYFAYIVRWEEEHIVVFSLERNQSWNVYTAGIKAFSIAVSPKSRWTENLLAD; translated from the exons ATGGATCTTTTCTGTTTCGTCATCGTTTTGCTCCACGTTTCATTGGCCACCACCGCCGACTTCTCTCAAGTTTTCAAGTGGCAGGATGAGttggactacgagtggcctTCCGAGAAGAGCAGGACACATGCCCTGAAAGTTGGAACTTTTAAACCATCGAATTTTGAACCTCGTTACATGGCTGTTTCAAGAACaaggatcttcctcagccttTTTAGAACTGTTGGCATTTCGGTGACtctggtgtctttgccgacgagcagcgcgtcctCTGCGCCCCCGAAGCTCACTCCGTTTCCTTCTTGGGACATGCAT GGCTATGGAGACTGCAACAAGATTGAACGAGCGAGAGGGCTGGAAATGGATTCTGTCGGCCGGCTGTGGGTGCTGGACAGCGGTAGCGAAAAATGCGACGTAAAACTTTGGATTTTCGACTTGTTCAACAACGATCGTACCAAACTCGTTCATCGGTTTACAATTCAAAAATGGATGCACGACTTGGTGCTCGACGAAACGCCCAACGGATATTTCGCCTACATCGTGCGGTGGGAAGAAGAACACATTGTCGTctttagtttggaaagaaatcaATCTTGGAATGTCTACACGGCTGGAATCAAGGCTTTTTCCATTGCCGTTTCCCCCAAGA GTCGCTGGACTGAGAACCTTTTGGCCGATTAA